From the genome of Stanieria cyanosphaera PCC 7437:
CAGGCTCTAACTTGGTTTTCTGGTAACGCTCGCGTCTATCAAGAACGATTCTACCAACAGTTATTTTTACAGGCTTTTAACCAAGGGTTCGTTAACTGGGAAACTCTACTTAATAACAAATTGGGACTAGCAGCACGACCACTATCGAGTGACGAATTGTGGAGTTGGTTGTGGTACAAATTTCATTCCCCTATAACGCCCATACCCCCAAAACCCCAACTGTTCTCTCTAAGGGAATCACAAAATGATTTTGTTCTAGAGGAGGTGGTCAACAACGATAAGCATATCGTTACCGTCCTCACCGAAGGCATTGACGAACCCGCCTGTCCAGAACATCGAGGCAGTCAAGATACCATTTGGTTGCCAGGCAGACAGCAAAAATGTGCGGTGCTGACCCTAACCGAGCGACCCAAAACATCTATGTCTCAGCGAGAACAGTTACGTTGGCTCTTTGATGTTCTCTCTCAAGATTACGTCAAAGATACCGAAGCCGTAATCGAAATTAGTCTGGCAAACGATCTTCTGATTGAAGACAGTCTGGCTAAAATTGCCAAACAGTCCCGTTCGGCTCAAAAACACGCCGTTCTTAAAGGGCAGGGTAGGGATGTGGGAGCAGAACTCAAGGCCGAAGAAAGTTTCGAGGCTCAAAAACAACTGCGTAAAGGAGCCAAATCCTTTCACACTGCCGTTACCTTCTTCGTCTATCGTTCCAACCCCAAAGAGTTGGATTTAGCCTGTCTCAAACTGAGTCGCAGTTTTGGTACGGCAAAGGTCAAGCGGGAGCGTAACATCGCCTGGTCGCTGTGGTCGGACAGTCTGCCGATTAACATCAATCGGTTACTGCAAAACAATTCTGTCCTAGAAGACCGCCGCCACGTCTTTAGCAACCATACCGTCTGGCGTTTCTTCCCCCTCACCATGACCAGAGATTTAGACCGTCAGGGAGTAGAACTGATTGGGAAAGGTGGCAAACCTATTTATGTCGATCTCTGCCACCAACAAACCAGTCGGGCTCTAATCTTGGGTACTTCTGGTTCGGGTAAAACCGTCCTGGCATGGCAGTTTATGCTCGACCACCTACGAGCGGGTATCCCCGTGATTGGTATGGATATCTCTTCCGGACAGGGTAACAGTTTCAAAACCGCGATCGAGCTTTTAGGAGATGAGGGAGCTTATCACGACCTGCGCCATCACTCCAATAATCTCGTCGAACCTCCCGACCTGAGACGCTTTGACGGGCAACAGCGAGAGGAAAGGAAAAATCAGTGGCTCGATTCCGTGCGGACAGCCATTGTCGAGATTGCCATAGGTAAGGTTAACGACCCCAGATTAACACAAAGAGTAGAAGCGATCGCTGCTAAAACCCTGAATATCTTCCTCAGCGACCCCGAAATTATCGAACGCTATAATTTGGCATTTGAGAAAGGTTGGAAATCTTCCGCCTGGCAGGAGATGCCCGTACTTCATGACTGGCTCAAATTCTGTACCAGAGAACAGCTTAACCTCTCGAGTTTTGAAGCAATCGACCAAGCTGCCATCAATCAGATTCAGGTACAGGTATCGGCACTGTTAGAATCCCCCTTGGGTAAAGCGATTGGTAGACCCAGTTCCTTTTCTCCCAATCCCAAAATCAAATTTTTTGCCCTCTCTGGACTCGACAGCGAAGCCGAACAAAACATTATTGCCCTCACTACTCAAGCTGCCTGTTTGCGTAATGCCCTGGCATATCCCCGCAGTCTGATAGTAGGGGATGAAGTATCGGTGCTATTTAAAAAACAGGGATTTGCTAATGGCTTTGGTAACTGGTGTGCCGTCGGGCGTAAGAGCGGTATTTCGATTATCCTGATCTCTCAAGACCTCGATGCCATCCAAAACTGTAGTGCTAGGGATCAAATTCTGCAAAATATCAACTACCGCCTTATCGGCAGGATTACCTCAAGCGGTGCTAAATCTCTAACCTATCATCTCGGCTACAATCCCGAACTAATCAATCAAAATTCTACCGAGCTATTTCTACCAGATAAAACGCGACTCTGTTCCAAATGGCTGATTGAAAAAGATAACCGCTTCTGGCAAGCAGAGTACTATCCTTCCGCCATGACCCTAGCTGCCGTTGCCAACAGTCCGAGCGAACTTGAAGCCAGGAATCGAGAAATGGCAAACTATCCCGATAATCTGCGCGGGCAGATGCTGGGCTTGAGGGATTTTTCCGAACGATATGTCAGTGCTATTTGTGGGGGAGTGGGGATGTCAGGTATTGGATGTACCGAAAATTCTATAGCTTCTGCTCCCAAAAAAATAGCCAATTTGCATAGATAAAATATCTCTTCTTTTTTCCCCTTAATCTTTGTCCTGACTTTTATAAAAAGTCTCAACAAATTATGTTTTCAAACTTAAACAGTCTTAAAATTACATTTGCCATTCATGCTTGGTTGTTATTAGCCATCGGGTTGACATTAACCCGACAACCAAAAGTTTTTGCCAACGAAATTGAACTAGTTCAACCTACTAAATCTAACAACAACAGCGCAGAAATAAGTCAATTTCTTGAAAATGCCGATATACAATCCAACGATGACAACGCGATCCGCGACAGAATTGATAAAGAACTCGATCGCACGGTGGATAACATAATTGACAAGATATTTGACCATCTTCCCGATAGCATTCAAGGTTTTTTAGGTGGATTAGAAGATACTGTAAGTGATTTTGTCAGCACTAAAATTCCCGATATCGGCAAAATCGTTGACATTGTTTTTAACAGTGAATTATCCGAGGGAGAATCCGATCTCCCCAGCAGACAGCAAAGCGAGACTTTAGAGGGGACTCCAGATAATTATGCGGTCTCAGAATCAGAAACCGATGCAGTGGTGCGAGAAATTTTAGTCGAAACTGTCGAGTCAACTACCCTCAATGAATCAGCTCAAACTAATTTAAAACAAACTGCGGTACGAGTTCAAAAAAGTGTCGATGAAAGCGTCAAATTAGGAGAAGATTCCCAGAATCGAGATGTCACCCAGCAAATCCTACAGAATCTTTCCCAACAAGAAGCTATTTCGGCTACCAGGCAGGGGATTATCGTGCAGCAGAACCAACAGGCACAGGTAGACCGCGCCATTAGTAATATGCTTAACGCCCAGCAAGCAGAAGAGTTGGCAGGAATTAACGCTGCCAAGCGTAGAGAAGACATCGGTACTACCAATCTTACGGTTCGACAGTGGGGGCTGATTAGATTGCCTGGAAATCCTTCTGATACCAGCGAGGAATAGGATATATGAGCTTGTCTATCTACAATTCATATCTAGCAATGGATTCTTTTGCCGACTTTGAAAGCCTATTGGTACTCAAAGAAGCACTCAGCACGGGGGAATTAATCTTTCAGGGTTTTGAAAATGTCTGGCAGCAAGTCATATTAGATACCAGTTCGCCGATTTGGGTGACAGTAATGCGTTTTGCTGCCGATATTGCCTTACTAATCCTAATTTATCTGGCTATCACTCAGGGTTCGGAAGTAGTCCAAAAAAGAGATTGGCATGGATTGGTATTACTGATCGTATGGCCCGTTATTGTCGCTTTGATGCTCGGTAACAACGGCTATTTAATTTCCCAAGGCATAGGTGCGTTGAGAACTATTGATCGCGAATTTGTTCGAGCCATGAGTACCACCCAGATTGCCTCGACTAACATTCAAAATGCCCTTCAAGATATTCAACTGACTAATGCTGCTAGAGAACAAATCGATTCATTAATTAACCAGTGTAATAGCTATAACGGTACCGAGTATTCCGATTGTTTGAATGCAACCATCCCCGAAATCGATCGCATTGTCGCCGAAGCCGAAGCCCAAAATAATGGTAACCCTCTAGCTGTTTTAGCCAACTACAAAGACAAAATTAAAGGAGCGATTCTCAATATTGCTGAAGTGGGACAAATCATCTTAGCACCGCAAAAAATTGTTCTCACCACCTTAGTTCATGCCCTGCTAATTGCCGTACAGTTGGCTTTCAACATGATTATTGAAATTGCTCTGCTGCTGCATTCGGTACTAGCCCCCATTGCCGTTATTTTGACTCTGATTCCCACAGGGCAACGTTATATCTCTATCTGGTTGACTTGGTTTGCGGCGATCGCAGCAATTCAGGTTTGCTATACCATCATTATCGGTCTTGCTGCTACTGCAATTGTTTTGAGTAACGCCCAACTGTTTAGCGATGTTACCTTCCTAGTTCTAGCTGCATTCTTCGGTCCTGGTTTGGCTTATGCCATGAGTAAGGGTGGCGGTGTAGCCCTATATCAGGCGATTAACAGTAGCGTCGATAAAACCATCAGCTTCGGTACGGAAGTAGTAAGTAAAGCAGTCTTATTAGTCTTATAACTATATTTAGCTCTCAGAAAATGTTTCAACCAAAAACTCAAACTAAACTCAGTCAAATTGCTCCAGCAGGTAAAGAAAAAATAGTTTTAGCACAGCTATCGTTGGCAGTGGCGTTTATCATGCTGGCATTTTCTTCCTGTAGCACTGCCAACAGTTATCGCCAATTAGCCAACAGCAAGATTACTACCGTACAACTCAACAACGGTGATGCACTCGTCGCCGAGGTCAAGCCAGGCAATTATCGCACTCCCGAATCGATTACTGAATTTACCAAAAAATGGTACACGCTCATGCTCGGTTGGTCGGGAGAAGAAACAGCAGTCAAGCTGGATGGCAAACTTACTGTCCCTGCTAATTCCTATGCAGCAGCACAAATGATGGATACTAGCTTGCAAAAGGTTTTTCTCTCTGAATTTAGCCAACTCGTTCCCTCTGGTGTATTTACAAGAGATAACCAAATCAAATCCTCTGCTAGAGTTCGTTATGTATCCGAACCCGTGCCAATAAATGAAAATACTTGGTCGATTAATGTCGTCGCCGACTGGATTCTGTTTGATTTGGCAACTAATACTGAAATAAAAACCGTTACTTTTAACAAGGTTTTGACCATTAAAGCGGCTGCTATTCCTCCTAAACCCTTTACCGAAAAAACTAATAGTTTGCAGCAACTAATTGAAAGTATTAGAGCCTACGGATTGGAAATTATTAACCTTGAAGAATTTGAAGCTTAATTAAAATGACTAATATCTACACTCAATCTCAAGAAACCCTCACTAGAGAAGATCAAATCGACCTAGCTGGTTTGGACACTGAAGCAGAACAGCCCTTAGAAATAGAACAACAGTATCGAATTAAAGAAGATGCTCCAGAACAAATTCCTGTAGAAGAAAAACCCTTGGTACGTAGTTTATTTATTTACGGTATGACTGGCTTGGGGTTACTGTTTTTAATCGGTATTTGGCAGCTAATGACTCCTCAGCAAGCACCAATTAAAGTTGTGGAATCTCCTTCAGAAAAACAGGAACCAGTGGGGACTCCTGAAGTCGATTATCGAGGTAAACTGGCACTGAGAGATCAAAAGCATCAACTGGAACAACAACAACCAACTTCTGCTGAAGTTACTAAACCTACAGAACCCGTTACTCCTGCTCCTATCAAGCAACCGACCCAACCCCAAACTCGCTCGACCCCACAATCGAGAGTAGTTCGCACTGCACCAATATCCCGTCCTCGTACTCAACCAACCCCCAGACCGCAAGCGGTTAGAGTAGAATCTAAACCAAAGATCGACCCCCAGCAACGATGGGCGCAACTATCTAATTTTGGTCGAGGTGTACCGATTGTTTCAAGCCAACTTGCCAAGAATCAAACTCCTACTACTAAAACTACTTTTGTGAATAATGTTGCTGATAAGTCAACAACATTAACCGCTAATGTTACCAATACTCCTTCTCCAGGTAGTTTAGGCATACTCAATCGTCAGCCTGTAGAATCAACTGCTAAAAACAATTACCAAATAGCTTACGGTACTACTGTTACCGCAGAAGTTTCTATTCCTCTACTTTGGGATGAATCGGTCGATAGTTCCTCTCAACCTAACAAACGCTTTGCTCTCATTCTTACCAATGATTTGTTGGCAAGCAACGGTAAAGTAGCTTTATCAAAAGGCTCGGTAGTCGTTGCTGAAAGTCATTCTGTCAACCCCGATAACAGATTGGTTAATGCCAGTGCAATAGCGATTGTCTACACCGATAGACAGGGTAGTATCCAACAGCGATCGCTTTCACCGCAAAAGCTCACTATTCTCGGCAAACAGCAGCAACCATTAATTGCTAAGGGACACTTCGATCGCGGTGGAGACTATGCTAAAACAGATTTATTGGTCAGTTCCCTAGCGGGACTGGGTAAAGTAGGAGAAGTTTTTACTCAACCCAATACTACTTCTTCAGTTGTCAGTAGTAGTTTCGGTTCTAATGTCACCACTATCGTGGACAATCGCAACCGAGAAGTTTGGTCTGCCTTACTCGATGGGTTTTTCAATCCTTTAGCTGAAAGAATTAGCGATCGCTCTCTACGCCAAGAAACAGAATTAGAACAACTGCCTAATATTGCTGTATTAGAAGTAGGGACTGAAGTGTCCCTTATCGCTAATGATTCTTTTATTATTGATTAGATTACTTCTTAGAGAGCATTTCAACTTCAAAATGGATAAGAAATTTTTATCTTTTTGGGAGACAAGGTTCTGTTCTTTGACGTTAGCCAAAAGCAAAGAATTTTAGTCAAACGAATGAGTTTTTTACACTTGTTAATCAAAAGCTATAGTTTAAATACAGTTATGTCTGTAAGATTTTAATCATTAATATAGAATTGAGCTTGAGCAAAAACCGCCTCAGCCACTTCTGTCCCCAAAATACTGCCATAATGATTGCCATCGCTAAAATGAATTCCTCCGTAGAGGCGAGAAGTTCCAGCCTCTCGTGCTGCCTGCGAAAAAGTATCCCAACCCAAAGTAACCGTCTTCTCAGGAGTCAATCCCGGTTCAAAACGAGATTGTCCGGGGTCAAAAGTCACCTTGGCACCAAACTCATCACTACCGGTAAACAATTGTAAAATTTCTGCTCCAGCAGCACTAAAAGCACTATGTCCGGAAGTATATTCAGCAAAAGGTGGTGAAGGATGAGAGTTGGGAGTTTGATAGGTAATAAAATCTTTCGCTAAAATCGTAGTCTTCCCCAGACCTGGTTGCCAAGCTTCAATGGCATAACCGCCCAAATCTCGATTGTATTCTCCAATCAGACCCAATTCTCCCAATTGTCGAATCGCGGCGACGGGACGGGTGTAATCGTAATAAGTTTTGCACTCCCAAGTAGCAATTCCCGTATCGAATAAAGCGTTACTGAGGGTAAAAAACATCTTGGCATCTTGGTCGAGACTATGGTTATCGCGATCGGAAACATACTCACCAAAGCTCATCCAGGTACCGGGAGGAAAAGAAGTACCGCGTCCGTCTTCCCAAAATTCAGCGATTAGTTTTTGTCGGTCGGTCAAATTAGCACTGTAATCGATAATTTCTTCTGCCTGTTTGATAAATTTGGGATTGATAATCGTGCCAATTAAACTGCGGTCAACCTCCAGTACCGAACCATCCGCTAGGGTAATGGTTTTAGCGTCGAGATTAACTCGTGAGGGGCTGACCTCGCCCTCGAAGGGCGAGACTTGTACGCCGCCCCGTCCATCTACCAATAAAAAAGGTTCG
Proteins encoded in this window:
- a CDS encoding P-loop NTPase family protein, producing the protein MLKDPDKDLISINQLLGEQPTILFIPANQLIPWSVLIIISYVLTMGFFDFGLAAFGTVSLWFCIGWWILTGKHPHQFIDRFVFPPGKDWYSANLPYISPLIKNRPAYLRSQVPDNTLTARLQPLHLTNQKGQQYRFMPFQNFQDLVCLISIEKDGYQVSGFLLNRGTTFQIVFPFKTPGYHDNLESTEVSNYAVALEEGLKEVLPGERLTIHTQKFGNDLTRQQELTAIADECDLLPVAILTRNEQKRVRELHDEGARQWWNSTLFCTWTYDENAGATASDLTSRSIKLVTTKFKQALTWFSGNARVYQERFYQQLFLQAFNQGFVNWETLLNNKLGLAARPLSSDELWSWLWYKFHSPITPIPPKPQLFSLRESQNDFVLEEVVNNDKHIVTVLTEGIDEPACPEHRGSQDTIWLPGRQQKCAVLTLTERPKTSMSQREQLRWLFDVLSQDYVKDTEAVIEISLANDLLIEDSLAKIAKQSRSAQKHAVLKGQGRDVGAELKAEESFEAQKQLRKGAKSFHTAVTFFVYRSNPKELDLACLKLSRSFGTAKVKRERNIAWSLWSDSLPININRLLQNNSVLEDRRHVFSNHTVWRFFPLTMTRDLDRQGVELIGKGGKPIYVDLCHQQTSRALILGTSGSGKTVLAWQFMLDHLRAGIPVIGMDISSGQGNSFKTAIELLGDEGAYHDLRHHSNNLVEPPDLRRFDGQQREERKNQWLDSVRTAIVEIAIGKVNDPRLTQRVEAIAAKTLNIFLSDPEIIERYNLAFEKGWKSSAWQEMPVLHDWLKFCTREQLNLSSFEAIDQAAINQIQVQVSALLESPLGKAIGRPSSFSPNPKIKFFALSGLDSEAEQNIIALTTQAACLRNALAYPRSLIVGDEVSVLFKKQGFANGFGNWCAVGRKSGISIILISQDLDAIQNCSARDQILQNINYRLIGRITSSGAKSLTYHLGYNPELINQNSTELFLPDKTRLCSKWLIEKDNRFWQAEYYPSAMTLAAVANSPSELEARNREMANYPDNLRGQMLGLRDFSERYVSAICGGVGMSGIGCTENSIASAPKKIANLHR
- a CDS encoding vanadium-dependent haloperoxidase, giving the protein MESGEQFRPPTPEPFLLVDGRGGVQVSPFEGEVSPSRVNLDAKTITLADGSVLEVDRSLIGTIINPKFIKQAEEIIDYSANLTDRQKLIAEFWEDGRGTSFPPGTWMSFGEYVSDRDNHSLDQDAKMFFTLSNALFDTGIATWECKTYYDYTRPVAAIRQLGELGLIGEYNRDLGGYAIEAWQPGLGKTTILAKDFITYQTPNSHPSPPFAEYTSGHSAFSAAGAEILQLFTGSDEFGAKVTFDPGQSRFEPGLTPEKTVTLGWDTFSQAAREAGTSRLYGGIHFSDGNHYGSILGTEVAEAVFAQAQFYIND